One window of the Rhipicephalus microplus isolate Deutch F79 chromosome 2, USDA_Rmic, whole genome shotgun sequence genome contains the following:
- the LOC142788539 gene encoding uncharacterized protein LOC142788539 has product MVSVIDIDRLSLASSWERPSNTLERNLRAKSHGKREPVATLLDIGTILELRGEVSTFEATPVLLYSAKYRAARDRWLWDSAKSKGYFIHKTRIRETVLRPILRLYNSITDVTSDLIALGYDLEQPMITVRSRRHAEPYCRLARHVWLQHKMPKRPLENHRLVGITAVVFAPPIISKRNYTELLSQAMDAFVELRDHIFFPVVSGLIQHCRESIGFVQKMQVLRSKCRNLRQEAWRENGGRECVVPIQDRPWTDVAQATSTYDIDDDDANFDCGALSPENCKLHASRDVSVCLLHRLVLVTHSILQYLVFTNVRGATVPRDDADKVLIISIREQVTESVLEMFLEPSPRVVDALFDAVMVKASALILKNNASKNLRVRTLQQCRLGSAVASWQLATLILTGVSEAFAAAMLTEVGRDEKIRKYCHDCLSLIPRFKDDCLYHVFQALSLRHRKLALLRAQHTEPLDPMASKAVVVLTNVIITYALHLFRTQKVAPKHAYLREHDLMEDFGGFLACLIDRFTVVAPQPATTLDKMTGGRLREFMTDMLVEYYKEVVEPSSAGDVHQNSSTFE; this is encoded by the coding sequence atggTCTCGGTCATCGACATAGATCGACTAAGCCTAGCGTCTTCTTGGGAGCGACCCAGCAACACCCTCGAGCGCAATCTAAGGGCCAAGAGCCACGGAAAGCGGGAACCCGTCGCCACCCTTCTGGATATCGGCACCATTCTTGAACTGCGCGGGGAAGTCTCCACGTTCGAAGCGACTCCGGTGCTCTTGTATTCCGCGAAGTACAGGGCAGCACGCGACCGCTGGCTATGGGACTCCGCAAAGAGCAAGGGCTACTTCATACACAAGACCAGGATTCGCGAAACCGTGCTGCGACCGATACTGAGGCTGTACAACAGCATCACCGATGTGACGAGTGATTTGATAGCCCTAGGCTACGACCTCGAACAACCGATGATCACGGTGAGGTCACGACGTCACGCCGAGCCCTACTGTCGCCTAGCGCGCCACGTGTGGCTGCAGCACAAGATGCCAAAGAGGCCGCTCGAGAACCACCGCCTTGTCGGTATCACCGCGGTGGTGTTCGCGCCTCCGATCATCAGCAAACGTAACTACACGGAGCTCTTGTCACAGGCCATGGACGCATTCGTGGAGCTACGCGACCACATCTTTTTTCCTGTGGTGTCCGGTCTGATACAGCACTGCCGCGAGTCCATAGGGTTTGTACAGAAGATGCAGGTGTTGAGAAGCAAGTGCCGAAACCTGCGTCAGGAAGCATGGCGGGAGAATGGCGGTCGCGAGTGCGTTGTCCCGATCCAGGACAGGCCATGGACGGATGTTGCGCAGGCGACGTCCACATACGACATCGACGACGACGATGCAAACTTCGACTGTGGGGCACTATCCCCTGAGAATTGCAAACTCCACGCCTCACGCGACGTTTCCGTCTGCCTGCTCCACCGCCTCGTCCTGGTGACGCACAGCATCCTGCAATACCTCGTCTTCACGAACGTTAGAGGAGCCACAGTGCCGAGGGACGACGCGGACAAAGTCCTTATCATTTCTATCCGTGAGCAGGTGACCGAAAGCGTACTCGAGATGTTCCTCGAGCCAAGCCCGAGGGTCGTGGACGCGCTGTTCGATGCCGTCATGGTTAAGGCATCCGCGTTGATACTCAAGAACAACGCGTCGAAGAACCTTCGCGTCAGGACACTGCAGCAGTGCCGCTTGGGTAGTGCAGTCGCGTCGTGGCAGCTGGCCACACTGATTTTAACGGGCGTCAGTGAGGCTTTCGCTGCAGCCATGCTCACAGAAGTCGGGCGCGACGAGAAGATTCGCAAATACTGTCACGATTGCCTCAGCCTGATTCCTCGCTTCAAGGATGACTGCCTGTACCACGTGTTTCAGGCCCTGTCGTTACGTCACCGCAAGCTGGCCCTGTTGAGGGCGCAGCACACCGAGCCTCTAGATCCCATGGCTTCCAAGGCCGTGGTGGTGCTCACGAACGTGATCATCACCTACGCGCTGCACCTGTTCCGCACGCAGAAGGTGGCACCCAAGCACGCCTACCTACGGGAGCACGACCTGATGGAAGACTTCGGAGGTTTCCTGGCATGCCTCATCGACCGGTTCACTGTGGTGGCACCCCAGCCCGCCACTACGCTGGACAAGATGACTGGTGGGCGGCTAAGGGAATTCATGACTGATATGCTAGTGGAGTACTACAAGGAAGTGGTCGAGCCATCGTCTGCTGGTGACGTACACCAGAATTCGTCGACGTTTGAATAA